A single region of the Neodiprion pinetum isolate iyNeoPine1 chromosome 5, iyNeoPine1.2, whole genome shotgun sequence genome encodes:
- the LOC124219422 gene encoding prolyl 3-hydroxylase 1 isoform X1, whose product MRAFDQYVVFALITIFFTVAIATSAASDELSNDVDGQETVSVVQDEILQDLPSEKIATESAHVAGKQDTDRPVNGSKTEEDPNKLDNLFETGVESYLNDDWQGCIDDFHKALNSYKMHKKTVADCRRQCRAEVNDVEPIFPYDIEDMHFFERKVRETLCLMKCKKIVRNKDNDRQLPVHVERKYIERKAYEFLHICYYKTKRYQDAANAIFTFLTIHPTDNQTLRNMQFYIDLPEVVQEDIVDLESDPFQAMYKDGVIAYYEENYPEVIEQLENSLKAYMKAEEDCRLYCEGPFDQGWLPDFTMSIANHFAFGLKCKRSCSYALNKLNGEQRHDLLISHYHYLQYAYFKIGKFKEACAAVESFLLFIPTDETVSRNKRYFMELPEVKEEYFKPRKEAESYFKRQEYELRILLYIQEQFNSAKN is encoded by the exons ATGCGGGCTTTTGATCAATACGTTGTTTTCGCCCTGATCACGATTTTCTTCACCGTTGCAATCGCCACGTCTGCAGCATCAGACGAGCTGAGCAATGACGTAGACGGTCAGGAAACCGTTTCCGTGGTTCAGGATGAGATTCTCCAGGATCTTCCCTCCGAAAAGATCGCTACAGAATCGGCGCATGTTGCCGGTAAGCAGGACACTGACAGACCGGTAAATGGGAGTAAAACCGAGGAGGATCCAAATAAGCTTGATAATCTTTTCGAAACGGGTGTCGAGTCGTATCTGAACGATGACTGGCAAGGGTGCATCGACGACTTCCACAAAGCCCTTAACAG CTACAAAATGCACAAAAAGACGGTTGCTGATTGCCGAAGACAGTGCCGAGCGGAAGTTAACGATGTTGAACCAATATTTCCGTACGACATAGAAGATATGCACTTCTTCGAAAGAAAAGTCAGGGAAACATTGTGTTTGATGAAATGTAAGAAGATCGTGAGGAATAAAGACAATGATAGACAGTTGCCCGTTCATGTGGAGAGGAAGTACATTGAACGTAAGGCCTACGAGTTTCTGCACATTTGCTATTACAAG ACGAAGCGGTACCAGGATGCGGCGAATGCcattttcacgtttttgaCCATTCACCCGACGGACAATCAAACCTTGAGAAACATGCAGTTCTACATAGATCTTCCCGAAGTCGTTCAAGAGGATATAGTAGATTTGGAAAGTGACCCATTCCAAGCAATGTACAAAGATGGAGTTATAGCGTattacgaagaaaattatCCGGAGGTTATTGAGCAGCTTGAAAATTCTCTTAAGGCTTACATGAAAGCTGAAGAGGATTGCAGATTGTATTGCGAAGGTCCATTCGACCAGGGATGGCTTCCAGACTTTACCATGTCCATTGCGA atCACTTTGCTTTCGGACTAAAATGCAAGCGCAGCTGTTCCTACGCATTAAATAAACTCAACGGGGAACAGCGCCACGACTTGCTCATATCTCACTATCATTATTTGCAGTACGCATATTTCAAAA TTGGTAAATTTAAAGAAGCGTGTGCCGCGGTTGAAAGCTTTTTGCTTTTCATACCGACCGATGAGACCGTTTCGAGAAACAAGAGATATTTTATGGAACTACCGGAAGTCAAAGAAGAATACTTCAAGCCACGCAag GAAGCCGAGTCATACTTCAAGAGGCAGGAATACGAACTGCGCATTCTGCTCTACATACAAGAACAATTTAATTCTGCAAAAAATTGA
- the Mettl3 gene encoding N6-adenosine-methyltransferase MT-A70-like protein: MSDAFEEIQAIKIKRNSLREKLQKRKRERHELFTLTSTPPATESSVIDTTNNKSEPVEYEQDVLRILHQCISSLPITSTDLTDQLRKALSIDISFSDINKLLEKLSAQDIIRIKEITENDVVGYTILSIAESNSQAELLHAENIVEEEKLGVSLPAAIEEESPPEKQTKLDKKNTEDIMSLISMPTIREKESKKVGEQILDLLSKQTSKEKSLAERFRSQGGAQVMEFCPHGTRTDCSKLNGNSQPGSGQAFNEKCKKLHFKKILQSHTDESLGDCSFLNTCFHMDTCKYVHYEVDGPTAQPKDQGEADATTCGNTSRTTALDPKPVSNNNGSTGASDLTLYPPQWIQCDLRYLDMTVLGKFAVIMADPPWDIHMELPYGTMSDDEMRQLGIPTLQDEGLLFLWVTGRAMELGRECLQLWGYDRVDEIIWVKTNQLQRIIRTGRTGHWLNHGKEHCLVGMKGFPRVNRGLDSDVIVAEVRATSHKPDEIYGIIERMSPGTRKIELFGRPHNVQPNWITLGNQVDGVRLIDPQLIKAFKKRYPDGNSMKPSKS, encoded by the exons atGTCTGATGCATTTGAGGAAATTCAGGCGATAAAGATAAAGAGGAACAGTCTaagagaaaaattgcaaaaacgtAAACGAGAGAGACACGAATTATTCACTCTCACTTCGACCCCACCAGCTACAGAATCATCTGTGATTG acACGACTAATAACAAATCTGAACCAGTTGAATACGAACAAGATGTCTTGCGAATTTTGCATCAGTGTATCTCCAGCTTACCAATCACATCGACTGATCTCACAGATCAACTCAGAAAAGCTCTCAGCATTGACATATCATTTTCAGATATCAACAAGCTCTTGGAAAAATTATCTGCACAAGACATTATCAG GATCAAGGAAATTACAGAGAACGATGTCGTCGGATATACAATTCTGTCTATTGCGGAATCGAATTCCCAGGCAGAGTTGTTACATGCTGAAAACATCGTTGAAGAGGAAAAACTGGGGGTTTCACTGCCTGCCGCAATCGAGGAGGAAAGTCCACCCGAAAAACAGACAAAGCTCGATAAGAAGAATACTGAGGACATCATGTCACTGATATCTATGCCTACAATAAGAGAAAAGGAGAGTAAAAAAGTCGGGGAACAGATACTGGACCTTTTGTCAAAACAAACATCGAAGGAGAAGTCATTGGCCGAACGTTTTAGGTCTCAGGGTGGTGCCCAAGTTATGGAATTTTGTCCACATGGTACTCGTACAGATTGCTCCAAGCTCAATGGCAACAGTCAGCCAGGGTCTGGGCAAGCGTTCAATGAGAAGTGCAAGAAATTGCATTTCAAGAAAATCCTTCAAAGTCATACTGATGAAAGCTTGGGAGACTGTAGCTTTTTGAATACTTGCTTCCACATGGACACTTGCAA GTACGTTCACTATGAAGTTGACGGTCCCACTGCGCAACCTAAAGATCAGGGCGAAGCAGACGCAACGACTTGTGGAAATACTTCCAGAACAACTGCTCTAGATCCAAAACCAGTGAGCAATAATAATGGCTCAACGGGAGCATCGGACCTGACACTGTATCCTCCTCAGTGGATCCAGTGCGACCTGAGATATCTGGATATGACAGTGCTGGGAAAGTTCGCAGTAATAATGGCGGACCCTCCTTGGGATATCCATATGGAGCTTCCCTACGGGACAATGTCGGATGACGAAATGCGGCAACTCGGAATCCCTACCCTGCAAGATGAGGGTCTCCTATTTCTTTGGGTGACCGGACGAGCCATGGAATTAGGCAGAGAATGCCTCCAGTTATGGGGCTACGACAGAGTGGACGAGATTATTTGGGTGAAGACTAATCAACTTCAGCGCATTATAAGAACTGGGAGAACCGGTCACTGGCTCAATCATGGGAAAGAGCACTGTCTGGTTGGTATGAAGGGATTTCCCAGGGTAAACAGAGGTCTGGACAGTGATGTCATCGTGGCCGAAGTGAGGGCGACGAGTCATAAACCCGACGAAATTTACGGGATTATAGAAAGAATGAGCCCGGGAACCAGAAAGATCGAGTTATTCGGAAGACCGCACAACGTTCAACCGAACTGGATCACTCTGGGAAATCAGGTCGACGGTGTGCGATTGATTGACCCGCAACTGATTAAAGCTTTTAAGAAACGCTATCCCGATGGAAATTCGATGAAGCCGAGTAAATCTTAG
- the LOC124219422 gene encoding prolyl 3-hydroxylase 1 isoform X3: MHKKTVADCRRQCRAEVNDVEPIFPYDIEDMHFFERKVRETLCLMKCKKIVRNKDNDRQLPVHVERKYIERKAYEFLHICYYKTKRYQDAANAIFTFLTIHPTDNQTLRNMQFYIDLPEVVQEDIVDLESDPFQAMYKDGVIAYYEENYPEVIEQLENSLKAYMKAEEDCRLYCEGPFDQGWLPDFTMSIANHFAFGLKCKRSCSYALNKLNGEQRHDLLISHYHYLQYAYFKIGKFKEACAAVESFLLFIPTDETVSRNKRYFMELPEVKEEYFKPRKEAESYFKRQEYELRILLYIQEQFNSAKN; this comes from the exons ATGCACAAAAAGACGGTTGCTGATTGCCGAAGACAGTGCCGAGCGGAAGTTAACGATGTTGAACCAATATTTCCGTACGACATAGAAGATATGCACTTCTTCGAAAGAAAAGTCAGGGAAACATTGTGTTTGATGAAATGTAAGAAGATCGTGAGGAATAAAGACAATGATAGACAGTTGCCCGTTCATGTGGAGAGGAAGTACATTGAACGTAAGGCCTACGAGTTTCTGCACATTTGCTATTACAAG ACGAAGCGGTACCAGGATGCGGCGAATGCcattttcacgtttttgaCCATTCACCCGACGGACAATCAAACCTTGAGAAACATGCAGTTCTACATAGATCTTCCCGAAGTCGTTCAAGAGGATATAGTAGATTTGGAAAGTGACCCATTCCAAGCAATGTACAAAGATGGAGTTATAGCGTattacgaagaaaattatCCGGAGGTTATTGAGCAGCTTGAAAATTCTCTTAAGGCTTACATGAAAGCTGAAGAGGATTGCAGATTGTATTGCGAAGGTCCATTCGACCAGGGATGGCTTCCAGACTTTACCATGTCCATTGCGA atCACTTTGCTTTCGGACTAAAATGCAAGCGCAGCTGTTCCTACGCATTAAATAAACTCAACGGGGAACAGCGCCACGACTTGCTCATATCTCACTATCATTATTTGCAGTACGCATATTTCAAAA TTGGTAAATTTAAAGAAGCGTGTGCCGCGGTTGAAAGCTTTTTGCTTTTCATACCGACCGATGAGACCGTTTCGAGAAACAAGAGATATTTTATGGAACTACCGGAAGTCAAAGAAGAATACTTCAAGCCACGCAag GAAGCCGAGTCATACTTCAAGAGGCAGGAATACGAACTGCGCATTCTGCTCTACATACAAGAACAATTTAATTCTGCAAAAAATTGA
- the LOC124219422 gene encoding cartilage-associated protein isoform X2, whose amino-acid sequence MRAFDQYVVFALITIFFTVAIATSAASDELSNDVDGQETVSVVQDEILQDLPSEKIATESAHVAGKQDTDRPVNGSKTEEDPNKLDNLFETGVESYLNDDWQGCIDDFHKALNSYKMHKKTVADCRRQCRAEVNDVEPIFPYDIEDMHFFERKVRETLCLMKCKKIVRNKDNDRQLPVHVERKYIERKAYEFLHICYYKTKRYQDAANAIFTFLTIHPTDNQTLRNMQFYIDLPEVVQEDIVDLESDPFQAMYKDGVIAYYEENYPEVIEQLENSLKAYMKAEEDCRLYCEGPFDQGWLPDFTMSIAIGKFKEACAAVESFLLFIPTDETVSRNKRYFMELPEVKEEYFKPRKEAESYFKRQEYELRILLYIQEQFNSAKN is encoded by the exons ATGCGGGCTTTTGATCAATACGTTGTTTTCGCCCTGATCACGATTTTCTTCACCGTTGCAATCGCCACGTCTGCAGCATCAGACGAGCTGAGCAATGACGTAGACGGTCAGGAAACCGTTTCCGTGGTTCAGGATGAGATTCTCCAGGATCTTCCCTCCGAAAAGATCGCTACAGAATCGGCGCATGTTGCCGGTAAGCAGGACACTGACAGACCGGTAAATGGGAGTAAAACCGAGGAGGATCCAAATAAGCTTGATAATCTTTTCGAAACGGGTGTCGAGTCGTATCTGAACGATGACTGGCAAGGGTGCATCGACGACTTCCACAAAGCCCTTAACAG CTACAAAATGCACAAAAAGACGGTTGCTGATTGCCGAAGACAGTGCCGAGCGGAAGTTAACGATGTTGAACCAATATTTCCGTACGACATAGAAGATATGCACTTCTTCGAAAGAAAAGTCAGGGAAACATTGTGTTTGATGAAATGTAAGAAGATCGTGAGGAATAAAGACAATGATAGACAGTTGCCCGTTCATGTGGAGAGGAAGTACATTGAACGTAAGGCCTACGAGTTTCTGCACATTTGCTATTACAAG ACGAAGCGGTACCAGGATGCGGCGAATGCcattttcacgtttttgaCCATTCACCCGACGGACAATCAAACCTTGAGAAACATGCAGTTCTACATAGATCTTCCCGAAGTCGTTCAAGAGGATATAGTAGATTTGGAAAGTGACCCATTCCAAGCAATGTACAAAGATGGAGTTATAGCGTattacgaagaaaattatCCGGAGGTTATTGAGCAGCTTGAAAATTCTCTTAAGGCTTACATGAAAGCTGAAGAGGATTGCAGATTGTATTGCGAAGGTCCATTCGACCAGGGATGGCTTCCAGACTTTACCATGTCCATTGCGA TTGGTAAATTTAAAGAAGCGTGTGCCGCGGTTGAAAGCTTTTTGCTTTTCATACCGACCGATGAGACCGTTTCGAGAAACAAGAGATATTTTATGGAACTACCGGAAGTCAAAGAAGAATACTTCAAGCCACGCAag GAAGCCGAGTCATACTTCAAGAGGCAGGAATACGAACTGCGCATTCTGCTCTACATACAAGAACAATTTAATTCTGCAAAAAATTGA
- the LOC124219420 gene encoding neuroepithelial cell-transforming gene 1 protein — MEEDRDTSIKDHFPEPQKRFWMRSRKRRNSDAASVSSMDISMGSDSIKKKKRRRITEVASSFFSSSSSSLTPSKFGSVLQRSFSSQVTDLSLLGEEVDSGKTKKRSKVTAERLDQLAIRSWIVDIAEGKSSGHLDLSLSRREVKRQEAIYELFCGEDVLLRDLDNLREFYYEPLLRSDILTPGELATLFGDISSLVDLHKKLRDELVCLRDESGFTDAVGTILISWLPSLAECYVDRCKAQVWARHLLEAKRANNKRFQEFLKKRTSVPRAVDLWTYLDVPRSRVVKYPILVNEILRHTPCNHPDQTALRKVSDILSKLLIEIDEAMGNSECKLAQNKINPSPVCDPHKVIQNAVEVITEGQLRDAKGTKLHCFLFDNCFVLARPARRPGRKCNPCFPVVLRDQLRVQFEIEAGEKIHTTSFKVAEHTLNADDEHAKRHWIESFRRLNTISTNGKRNHDGNIIVTEEKNKKRKEKENRNENENENEDVDKMSEISEKSPITKSTRKLKSVGDLCSSHFPISLRKSLLRDKRNSISLV; from the exons ATGGAAGAGGATCGCGATACGTCAATTAAAGATCACTTTCCAGAACCTCAGAAGAGATTTTGGATG CGATCCAGGAAGCGTAGAAATAGCGATGCGGCCAGTGTCAGTTCGATGGATATATCAATGGGGTCTGATAgtatcaagaagaaaaaaagacgcaGAATTACCGAAGTCGCATCGAgcttcttttcctcttcctcctcatcTCTGACACCCAGCAAATTTGGAAGTGTTCTTCAAAGATCGTTCAGCTCTCAAGTAACCGATCTTTCTCTCCTTGGAGAGGAGGTTGATTCgggaaagacaaaaaaaag ATCAAAAGTAACCGCGGAGCGACTGGATCAGCTGGCCATCCGTAGCTGGATTGTGGATATTGCGGAAGGGAAATCCAGCGGGCACCTGGATTTGAGCTTGAGTAGAAGAGAAGTGAAACGTCAAGAGGCGATCTATGAATTATTCTGCGGGGAGGATGTGTTGTTGCGGGACCTTGATAATCTCAGAGAATTCTATTACGAGCCTTTGCTACGAAGCGATATCCTGACTCCAGGTGAACTCGCCACACTATTTGGAGACATTTCCAGCCTTGTAGACCTTCACAAAAAGCTTAGAGACGAACTGGTCTGTCTTCGAGACGAGTCGGGTTTCACGGATGCTGTTGGAACCATTTTAATCAGCTGG TTACCAAGTCTCGCCGAGTGCTACGTAGATCGTTGCAAGGCGCAGGTGTGGGCGAGACACTTGCTTGAGGCAAAACGCGCAAATAATAAACGTTTCCAAGAATTTCTGAAGAAAAGAACAAGTGTTCCACGGGCCGTTGACTTGTGGACATACTTGGACGTTCCGAGATCAAGGGTCGTCAAGTATCCTATCCTTGTTAATGAAATCCTCAGGCACACCCCGTGCAATCATCCTGATCAGACAGCGCTGAGAAAAGTGAGTGATATACTGTCCAAGTTACTTATAGAAATCGACGAAGCCATGGGAAATTCGGAGTGCAAGCTAGCCCAGAATAAAATCAACCCCTCGCCAGTTTGCGATCCTCATAAAGTCATACAAAATGCTGTGGAAGTCATTACCGAGGGGCAGTTGAGAGATGCTAAAGGAACG AAACTGCATTGCTTCTTGTTTGATAACTGCTTTGTACTGGCTCGTCCAGCGAGGAGACCAGGCAGAAAATGTAACCCATGTTTCCCTGTCGTATTACGAGATCAGTTAAGGGTACAGTTTGAAATCGAGgcgggtgaaaaaattcatactaCCTCATTCAAGGTTGCAGAACACACGCTTAATGCTGACGATGAGCATGCAAAACGGCATTGGATTGAGTCTTTTCGTAGGCTAAATACTATTTCTacaaatggaaaaagaaatcacgatggaaatattattgtaactgaggaaaagaacaaaaaaaggaaagaaaaagagaatcgaaatgaaaatgagaatGAGAATGAGGACGTGGATAAAATGAGTGAAATCAGCGAAAAGTCGCCGATAACGAAAAGTACAAGGAAACTGAAGTCTGTCGGAGATTTGTGCAGCAGTCATTTTCCGATTTCTCTTAGAAAAAGCCTTCTCAGGGATAAAAGAAACAGCATCAGCCTAGTGTGA